A window of Trichomycterus rosablanca isolate fTriRos1 chromosome 5, fTriRos1.hap1, whole genome shotgun sequence contains these coding sequences:
- the LOC134314366 gene encoding immunoglobulin lambda-1 light chain-like — translation MMIFNAASITVLLLTLSGLEALVMNQEKSISVKAGQNVKILCSPSSGSWALTWYQQKPGNAPKFLLHDTTRADGLPGRFTYSGSGSQEYLHINGVQAEDEAVYYCACHNCVGSYEVTFGGGTEVTFASTSPPSMVLLAPSQSPPSGENARVVCVAQGFRPDSATLSWSEDGSTISGAEVQTGESERQSDYKFSQSSMLNLSPERWSSGRTYTCHLKHTALAAPLSQSVSANKCS, via the exons ATGATGATCTTTAACGCTGCCTCCATTACAGTCCTGCTGCTCACTCTCTCTG GTTTGGAAGCTCTTGTGATGAATCAGGAGAAGTCGATATCTGTTAAAGCTGGTCAGAATGTGAAGATACTGTGTTCACCCAGCAGTGGTAGCTGGGCATTAACATGGTACCAACAAAAACCTGGAAACGCACCAAAATTTCTGCTTCATGACACCACCAGAGCAGATGGACTCCCGGGTCGCTTTACTTACAGTGGATCTGGATCTCAGGAATATCTGCATATTAATGGTGTTCAAGCTGAAGATGAAGCTGTTTATTATTGCGCTTGTCATAATTGTGTTGGAA GCTATGAAGTAACTTTTGGAGGAGGCACTGAAGTAACTTTTG CTTCTACATCTCCTCCATCCATGGTTCTGCTGGCTCCCTCTCAGTCTCCTCCCTCAGGTGAAAATGCCAGGGTGGTGTGTGTGGCACAGGGTTTCCGTCCTGACAGCGCCACTCTGTCCTGGTCTGAGGATGGAAGCACCATATCAGGTGCTGAGGTGCAGACGGGAGAGTCTGAGCGCCAGTCTGATTATAAGTTCTCTCAGAGCAGCATGCTGAACCTCAGCCCAGAGCGCTGGAGCTCCGGACGAACCTACACATGCCACCTGAAGCACACGGCGCTGGCAGCACCGCTGAGCCAGAGTGTTAGTGCAAATAAGTGCAGCTAG